Below is a genomic region from Pseudomonadota bacterium.
TTGAACGTCCGGAACAGGGTGAATATGAACAACGATTGGAGATGGGGTAGATGTATTTACTCGACAGCAATGTATGTATTCATCTGCTCAACGAAAGGCATGCCGGTATCGAGCGTAATTTCCGTTCCCGTTCTCCTGCAGAAATCGCTTTATGCAGTATTGTCAAAGCGGAACTGTTTTTTGGCGCCAGGTACAGTCAGAGGGTGAGTGCCAATCTCCAACGCTTAAAACAGTTCTTTGCGCCCCTGGCAAGTTTACCATTCGATGACCGCTGTGCCGAAGAATATGGCCAGATCCGGGCGGAATTGACCGCCGGGGGAAGATTGATCGGTCCGAATGATATGCTGATTGCCGCAATTGCGCGTGCATATGATGCAATTCTGGTGACTCATAATACCAATGAGTTCAGTCGGATTGTGGGTATCAGAATTGAGGATTGGGAAGGTTAGGGAGAAATGGACAAGGGATTCTTTCAGGAATATTTCAGCCTGCAATTATTTTGACTCCTTGATTCGCTTCCGGTATAGTTTTTCCGTTCGGCTGGCCGCTGTCATCAATGCCGGCAAAGCCGGGAAAGGTCATCACCTGTCATGCTGTTCAAATTTCTGTATGCCTTGAACGTTTTGCTGCTCTTGTCGGACTTGTTGATTTTCCGGCTGTCCAGCGGCGAGCGGCGCTATTCCCTTTCCCTGGTCCGGATTCTGCTGGCGTTGCCGCTGCTGGCCGGGGAATATTTCTACCTTGCCCGGTACCCGGAGCCCCGGGTGGCCGGGCTGATGTTTTTTTCCGAGGTGGTATTCGCCCACCTCTGGTTTTTCTTCGCCCTGCGGTTATCGGCGCTGACCACAGGCGTTTCCCGGACGACCAGAAATCTCCTGATCGAGATTTTCATCGGCGGGGCGGTGGCCGTCTGGGCCTTCTACCTGCTGTTTCGTCCCCCGGTGGTGGGGATGGATGCAGGCCGGCTGTTTTTTCAGCTCTACAGTCCGGTCTATTTTGTCAGTA
It encodes:
- a CDS encoding type II toxin-antitoxin system VapC family toxin — its product is MYLLDSNVCIHLLNERHAGIERNFRSRSPAEIALCSIVKAELFFGARYSQRVSANLQRLKQFFAPLASLPFDDRCAEEYGQIRAELTAGGRLIGPNDMLIAAIARAYDAILVTHNTNEFSRIVGIRIEDWEG